The proteins below come from a single Xenopus tropicalis strain Nigerian chromosome 9, UCB_Xtro_10.0, whole genome shotgun sequence genomic window:
- the gbp7 gene encoding guanylate-binding protein 1: MGSEVKMEAPMCLIENSPDGKLSVNPQAKEILSKITQPVVVVAIVGLYRTGKSYLMNKLAGKNAGFDLGATIVAQTKGIWMWCVPHPTKKNHTLVLLDTEGLGDVQKGDKKNDTWIFCLAVLLSSAMVYNSKGTIDQDSIEKLHYVQELTEKIKVKASENDDEEAEFSKHFPIFIWTVRDFTLSLEVNGEKITDDDYLEHALAVKEPERTLRDQMLNLPKKCIRMYFPRRKCFTFCSPTSNLNLFQKLEQVSDEQLFPSFVAKAKQFCDYIFSYAEVKHLDGFQPAKGNMFGNLAEKYTEAINNGQVPCMENAVLYLSENENKAAVEKASEYYETEMDKRVVFPTETMDQFMDINKECEEKAVDIFMARSFKDKDHHFQKELMGRIQKKKNEFLKKNEDASVANCDDLLAKLSEDLDKALTAGSYVVPGGYQLFKQEMDKIVGKYNEDTKKGIKGDEVLQKFLKNKEATGDTILTSDKALDKNERIKEAEKAKAESLMIEQKVSQVKASQEEQKVDNQMKSFEMNFQRLLEKLQAEKMMMREQIERLVSEKRREEELLTRQGCARQAKLYAAQISDLEKEKEQADQETAWYTPVWESLKSVVVDVAPSLFNFGAGMVKKAISSFQNKEKEEKKNNKEKGPPKPNKTTK; encoded by the exons ATGGGTTCGGAGGTAAAAATGGAAGCTCCCATGTGTCTGATTGAGAACTCTCCTGATGGGAAATTATCTGTAAATCCCCAAGCCAAGGAGATCCTGTCCAAGATCACTCAGCCAGTAGTGGTGGTGGCCATTGTTGGGTTGTATCGGACGGGAAAGTCCTACCTCATGAACAAGTTGGCTGGAAAGAATGCAG GATTTGACTTGGGTGCAACCATCGTGGCACAAACAAAAGGTATCTGGATGTGGTGCGTCCCTCACCCTACCAAGAAGAACCACACCTTGGTACTGCTGGACACAGAAGGCCTGGGAGATGTACAAAAG ggTGACAAGAAAAATGACACCTGGATTTTCTGCCTTGCGGTTTTGCTTAGCAGCGCGATGGTGTACAACAGTAAGGGGACCATCGATCAGGACTCCATCGAGAAACTTCA TTATGTGCAGGAACTAACTGAAAAGATTAAAGTAAAGGCTTCTGAAAATGATGACGAGGAGGCTGAGTTTTCCAAACATTTCCCCATCTTCATATGGACAGTGCGGGACTTCACCCTGTCTCTGGAAGTGAATGGAGAGAAGATCACAGACGATGACTACTTGGAGCATGCTCTGGCGGTGAAGGAAC CTGAGAGAACTCTGAGGGACCAGATGCTCAACCTGCCGAAGAAATGCATCCGCATGTACTTCCCGCGTCGCAAGTGCTTCACATTCTGCAGCCCCACCTCTAACCTGAACCTCTTTCAGAAACTTGAACAAGTTTCTGATGAACAGCTCTTTCCTTCCTTCGTGGCAAAAGCAAAGCAGTTCTGTGATTACATCTTCAGCTATGCAGAAGTCAAACACCTGGATGGGTTTCAGCCAGCAAAAGGCAACA TGTTTGGAAATCTGGCCGAAAAATATACTGAAGCTATTAACAATGGCCAAGTCCCTTGTATGGAGAATGCAGTCCTTTACCTTTCTGAGAATGAAAACAAGGCAGCAGTTGAGAAGGCCTCGGAATACTATGAAACTGAGATGGACAAGAGAGTGGTGTTTCCTACAGAGACGATGGACCAGTTCATGGATATTAACAAAGAATGTGAGGAAAAGGCAGTTGATATCTTCATGGCAAGATCTTTCAAAGACAAAGACCATCACTTCCAGAAAGAGCTAATG GGGAGGATACAGAAGAAAAAGAACGAATTTCTGAAGAAAAATGAGGATGCTTCTGTTGCTAATTGTGATGATTTGCTTGCAAAGTTATCAGAAGACCTAGACAAAGCTCTCACTGCTGGGTCGTACGTTGTTCCCGGCGGCTATCAACTATTTAAGCAGGAGATGGATAAGATTGTTGGAAAATACAATGAGGATACAAAGAAAGGCATTAAG ggcGATGAGGTTCTTCAGAAGTTTCTGAAGAATAAGGAGGCGACTGGAGACACAATTTTGACAAGTGACAAGGCCCTTGATAAAAATGAGAGGATTAAAGAAG CTGAAAAGGCAAAGGCTGAAAGCTTAATGATAGAGCAAAAAGTATCTCAAGTGAAGGCATCTCAGGAAGAGCAGAAGGTCGACAACCAAATGAAATCCTTTGAGATGAACTTCCAGCGACTGTTGGAGAAACTTCAAGCTGAAAAAATGATGATGAGGGAGCAAATTGAACGGCTAGTGTCTGAGAAGAGGAGG GAAGAAGAACTCCTGACACGCCAAGGATGTGCCCGGCAAGCCAAACTCTACGCGGCACAGATCAGTGATCTTGAGAAGGAGAAGGAGCAAGCGGATCAGGAGACTGCGTGGTATACGCCCGTATGGGAGAGCTTGAAAAGTGTAGTAGTAGATGTTGCACCTTCCCTTTTCAACTTTGGTGCAGGGATGGTGAAAAAGGCGATTTCTAGTTTCCAAAACaaggagaaagaagaaaagaagaataaCAAAGAGAAGGGCCCGCCCAAACCAAACAAGACCACCAAATAA